In Thermosphaera sp., a genomic segment contains:
- a CDS encoding 30S ribosomal protein S19 gives MSLQDMPVEWRKFKYRGYSLEELLNMPMDDLINLLSSRQRRSLKRGLTRAQIRLLARIRRVRSNPELAKKGVIKTHVRDMVILPEMIGLTIAVYNGKEFIPVKISPEMIGHYLGEFSITTKKVTHGEPGLKATRSSRFVALAK, from the coding sequence CTGAGCTTGCAGGACATGCCGGTTGAATGGAGGAAGTTTAAATACAGAGGCTACAGCCTCGAGGAGCTACTGAACATGCCGATGGACGATTTAATCAACCTGCTCTCCTCGAGGCAGAGGAGGAGCTTGAAAAGGGGTCTAACTAGGGCCCAGATCAGGCTTCTAGCCAGGATTAGAAGGGTCCGCAGCAACCCCGAGCTCGCCAAGAAGGGCGTCATTAAGACTCACGTGAGGGACATGGTCATCCTCCCCGAGATGATTGGTTTAACCATCGCGGTGTACAACGGCAAGGAGTTCATTCCAGTCAAGATATCGCCGGAGATGATTGGGCACTACCTCGGCGAGTTCAGCATAACCACGAAGAAGGTTACTCACGGAGAACCGGGTTTGAAGGCTACTCGTAGCAGCAGGTTCGTAGCGCTGGCTAAGTAG
- a CDS encoding 50S ribosomal protein L22, with product MPTWHYSVSFMDESKIAKAARIDIPVSIKYMREIAYTLKGMKLQDAIRFLEDVLKMKQAVPFRRYTGKLSHKRGLADRFKWPIGRYPVKGARYMLEVLRNVEANAENKGLDKDKLVIIHIAAHKGMTIKRYMPRAFGRATPKYRRLSNVEVVVREVG from the coding sequence ATGCCCACATGGCACTACTCCGTTAGCTTCATGGATGAGTCGAAGATTGCTAAGGCGGCTAGAATCGATATCCCTGTTTCAATAAAGTATATGAGGGAGATAGCCTACACCCTGAAGGGCATGAAGCTCCAGGACGCGATAAGGTTTCTCGAGGACGTTTTGAAGATGAAGCAAGCGGTGCCCTTCAGAAGATATACGGGGAAGCTGAGCCATAAGAGGGGGCTTGCGGACAGGTTTAAATGGCCCATAGGCAGGTACCCGGTTAAGGGCGCCAGGTACATGCTGGAGGTATTGAGGAATGTTGAAGCCAACGCCGAGAACAAGGGGTTGGATAAGGACAAGCTCGTCATAATCCACATAGCTGCTCACAAGGGGATGACTATTAAAAGGTACATGCCCAGGGCTTTCGGCAGGGCCACTCCCAAGTACAGGAGGCTAAGCAACGTGGAGGTAGTGGTCAGAGAGGTGGGCTAG
- a CDS encoding 30S ribosomal protein S3, giving the protein MVGPRVKSYFLSYGLKKLMIDEFLANYFKDAGYAGVEVFRTPTGHRVVVYAEYPGRLIGRGGSVIKKLTTILQTRFGLENVNITVSPVMDPDLNARVVAFRIVRALEKEIPFRRVMMGMLKRIMDAGAVGAEIIISGKLRGERATYEKMRVGKIYKAGEPVEYIVDRAVARALLKPGIYGVEVLIVKPGIRLPDHVEIKSVKPEALKQAPAAGEQESPVEGGGVEG; this is encoded by the coding sequence ATGGTTGGTCCAAGGGTTAAATCCTACTTTCTCTCATATGGTTTGAAGAAGCTCATGATAGACGAGTTCCTAGCGAACTATTTCAAAGACGCTGGGTACGCCGGCGTTGAAGTATTCAGGACTCCCACGGGGCACAGGGTGGTGGTATACGCTGAGTACCCTGGGAGACTGATCGGGCGCGGAGGAAGCGTAATAAAGAAGTTGACGACCATACTGCAGACTCGCTTCGGGCTGGAGAACGTGAACATAACCGTCTCGCCGGTAATGGATCCCGACTTGAACGCGAGAGTGGTCGCGTTCAGGATCGTCAGGGCCCTCGAGAAGGAGATACCCTTCAGGAGGGTCATGATGGGAATGCTGAAGAGGATAATGGATGCTGGCGCAGTGGGCGCCGAGATCATCATCAGCGGTAAGCTGAGAGGCGAGAGGGCTACTTACGAGAAGATGAGGGTTGGAAAGATATACAAGGCTGGAGAACCCGTCGAATACATCGTCGACAGGGCCGTCGCGAGAGCCCTGTTGAAGCCCGGTATATACGGTGTAGAGGTATTGATCGTTAAGCCGGGGATAAGGCTCCCAGACCACGTGGAGATAAAATCCGTTAAACCGGAGGCTTTGAAGCAAGCCCCGGCGGCAGGGGAGCAGGAGTCGCCCGTGGAGGGTGGTGGAGTTGAAGGCTGA
- the rpmC gene encoding 50S ribosomal protein L29: MKADEIRKMSPEERMVKLNELRLELVKLRLQSKLGTLTNTARIRNVRRDIARILTVMREEAGRVVKEEKEGGVVEEEKQ, encoded by the coding sequence TTGAAGGCTGACGAGATAAGGAAGATGAGCCCTGAGGAGAGGATGGTTAAGCTTAACGAGCTCAGGCTCGAGCTTGTTAAGCTGAGGCTTCAGTCCAAGCTTGGAACGCTCACTAACACTGCTAGAATAAGGAACGTTAGAAGGGATATTGCAAGGATCCTCACAGTGATGCGCGAGGAAGCCGGTAGGGTTGTGAAAGAGGAGAAGGAGGGCGGTGTTGTTGAAGAGGAGAAGCAGTAA
- a CDS encoding ribonuclease P protein subunit encodes MLKRRSSNLLYHELIGLKARILEYPDPSIKGFQGEVVDETLKTLVLSDGSRRIRVFKENGVFMFTLPSGENVIIKGFKLLGRPWDRVKMVLR; translated from the coding sequence TTGTTGAAGAGGAGAAGCAGTAATCTACTATACCATGAACTCATCGGGTTGAAAGCCAGGATCCTCGAGTACCCGGACCCGTCTATTAAGGGTTTTCAGGGGGAAGTAGTCGATGAGACCCTTAAAACCCTCGTGCTCAGCGACGGCTCCCGTAGGATTAGGGTTTTCAAGGAAAACGGTGTTTTCATGTTTACTCTTCCGAGTGGTGAAAACGTGATTATTAAAGGGTTTAAGTTATTGGGTAGACCATGGGATCGTGTTAAAATGGTTTTGAGGTAG
- a CDS encoding 30S ribosomal protein S17 yields the protein MSRSQVNNIGLEGINPPERSCEDPKCPWHGHVKVRGVVLTGVVSKRKAHGMVVVRHDYLHYVKKYMRYEKRKKHIHAHLPPCIEVGEGDVVVIGETRPLAKTVSFVVLGVVKKAGVV from the coding sequence ATGAGCAGGAGCCAGGTCAACAATATAGGTTTAGAGGGGATCAACCCTCCGGAGAGGAGCTGTGAAGACCCGAAGTGCCCCTGGCACGGACACGTGAAGGTTAGAGGAGTAGTGCTGACTGGAGTTGTAAGTAAGAGGAAGGCTCACGGAATGGTCGTCGTGAGGCACGACTACCTCCACTATGTGAAGAAGTACATGAGGTATGAGAAGAGGAAGAAGCACATACACGCTCACCTCCCGCCATGCATTGAGGTGGGAGAGGGAGACGTGGTAGTCATAGGGGAGACCAGGCCCTTGGCTAAGACTGTTTCATTCGTCGTGCTGGGAGTAGTTAAGAAGGCGGGTGTTGTGTAA
- a CDS encoding 50S ribosomal protein L14, translating to MGAKRAVAGKPAFSRRRINTGLQVQTVAKVADNSGAKEVMIVGVPGYHGRLRRVPPAGVGDLVVVSVKKGIPEMRKQIFKAIVVRQRRPYKRADGTWIAFEDNAVVILTPEGTPKGSEIRGPIAREAAERWPQIANLASMII from the coding sequence ATGGGTGCGAAGAGAGCGGTAGCGGGTAAGCCGGCCTTCTCCAGAAGGAGGATTAACACCGGGCTGCAGGTTCAAACCGTTGCTAAAGTCGCCGATAACAGCGGAGCCAAGGAAGTCATGATCGTCGGCGTTCCAGGCTATCATGGAAGGCTTAGAAGGGTACCCCCTGCAGGCGTCGGCGACTTAGTCGTCGTCAGCGTTAAGAAGGGAATACCCGAGATGAGGAAGCAGATCTTCAAAGCAATAGTCGTTAGGCAGAGGAGACCGTACAAGAGAGCCGACGGAACCTGGATAGCTTTCGAGGACAACGCTGTAGTGATACTCACTCCAGAGGGTACGCCAAAGGGAAGCGAGATAAGGGGACCCATAGCTAGAGAGGCCGCTGAGAGATGGCCTCAGATAGCTAACCTGGCTTCAATGATAATATAG
- the rplX gene encoding 50S ribosomal protein L24, whose translation MSVTTSRKPGKQRKALAEMPLHLRRKLLTAPLSDELVEKYGVKRLPVRKGDTVLVVRGDFTGHEGKVVRVDLKRTRIHVEGVQRKKADGTPVYVPIHPSKVVITKLDLSDKLRLEVIERRRVKAPEEQEKKGE comes from the coding sequence ATGTCCGTTACAACGTCTCGCAAACCCGGGAAGCAGAGGAAAGCCCTGGCTGAAATGCCTCTTCACTTGAGGAGGAAGCTTTTGACGGCGCCGCTCAGCGATGAGCTGGTTGAAAAGTACGGGGTTAAAAGGCTACCAGTGAGGAAGGGGGATACTGTGCTCGTGGTTAGGGGAGACTTCACGGGGCATGAGGGTAAGGTGGTGAGGGTCGACTTGAAGAGGACGCGGATACATGTTGAAGGGGTTCAGAGGAAGAAGGCGGATGGAACCCCTGTTTACGTCCCAATTCACCCGAGCAAGGTCGTGATCACTAAGCTGGACTTAAGCGATAAGCTCCGCCTGGAGGTAATTGAGAGGCGGAGGGTTAAGGCTCCCGAGGAGCAGGAGAAGAAGGGTGAGTGA
- a CDS encoding 30S ribosomal protein S4e, which yields MGSMGGSRHLKSIAAPRYWPILRKEYKWAVKPSPGPHAVARSIPLLLIVRDVLRLAKTGKEARRLIAEGYFKIDGKVRRNYKFPVGMMDVIEVVGANEYYRVVPVPSKVLDLVKIDKDEASFKLARIEDKTTVKDGHIQLNLHDGRNILIRVNDPRNPVEDVYDTLGVLQISVPGQEVLNYIPLKEGVIAIISGGRNVGRVGKIVSIHRGMRRHRSIVTIEDKSGARFQTSLDYIFPIGLEKPLIKLPEGAW from the coding sequence ATGGGCAGTATGGGCGGCAGCAGGCATTTAAAATCAATCGCGGCTCCAAGGTATTGGCCGATACTCAGGAAGGAGTACAAGTGGGCGGTAAAGCCGAGCCCGGGGCCCCACGCAGTAGCCAGGTCCATCCCGTTGCTGCTGATCGTCAGGGACGTTCTAAGGCTCGCTAAGACGGGTAAGGAGGCCCGGAGGCTCATAGCGGAGGGCTACTTTAAGATCGATGGTAAAGTCAGGAGGAACTACAAGTTCCCTGTTGGAATGATGGATGTTATCGAAGTCGTCGGCGCGAACGAGTACTACAGGGTTGTGCCAGTCCCCTCCAAAGTCCTGGACCTTGTGAAGATAGACAAGGATGAAGCGTCATTTAAGCTCGCTAGAATCGAGGATAAGACAACCGTTAAGGACGGGCACATTCAGCTGAACCTTCACGACGGAAGGAACATATTGATCAGGGTGAATGATCCTCGAAACCCGGTCGAGGACGTCTACGACACGCTTGGAGTGCTACAGATCAGTGTTCCAGGACAAGAGGTCCTGAACTACATACCGTTGAAGGAGGGAGTGATCGCCATAATCTCGGGTGGTAGAAACGTCGGCAGAGTCGGTAAGATAGTCTCCATCCACAGGGGCATGAGGAGGCACAGGAGTATCGTGACCATCGAGGACAAGTCGGGTGCGAGATTCCAGACGAGCCTTGACTACATCTTCCCGATAGGCTTGGAGAAGCCGTTGATAAAGCTGCCTGAGGGTGCTTGGTGA
- a CDS encoding 50S ribosomal protein L5: MSVLLSPDVEKKIVEKWSTNPMLKPRISKVTVNIGLGAETDKLPKALKVLEEITGAKPVPRRAKKTIKDFNIRKGENIAAIVTLRGEKARSFLRKVFETLGYRLKASYFDDYGNVSVGIKEHIHIPGVRYDPEIGVFGMDVAITIERPGYRIMRRKRCRKKRVPRRHRVNKLEAMVFLRNEFGVEIVGE, encoded by the coding sequence ATGTCGGTCCTTTTGTCGCCGGATGTTGAAAAGAAGATCGTTGAGAAATGGAGCACTAATCCAATGCTCAAGCCCAGGATAAGCAAGGTTACAGTGAACATTGGCTTGGGAGCTGAGACAGATAAGCTTCCCAAGGCCCTCAAGGTTCTCGAGGAGATAACTGGAGCCAAGCCGGTTCCGAGGAGGGCAAAGAAGACCATTAAAGACTTCAACATCAGGAAAGGCGAGAATATCGCGGCCATCGTGACGTTGAGAGGCGAGAAGGCCCGTAGCTTCCTGCGGAAAGTCTTCGAAACCCTCGGCTACAGGTTGAAGGCATCCTACTTCGACGACTACGGTAACGTGAGCGTCGGCATTAAGGAGCACATCCACATTCCAGGGGTAAGGTATGACCCAGAGATAGGTGTTTTCGGAATGGACGTTGCAATAACCATTGAGAGGCCCGGTTACAGGATTATGAGGAGGAAGCGTTGCAGGAAGAAGAGGGTTCCGAGGAGGCACCGCGTGAACAAGCTGGAGGCAATGGTTTTCCTGAGGAATGAGTTCGGAGTTGAAATAGTGGGTGAGTAG
- a CDS encoding 30S ribosomal protein S14, whose translation MGKFKPPKTYKYGRGVQECQRCGSRDAVIQAYGIYLCRQCFREVASTIGFKKYS comes from the coding sequence ATGGGCAAGTTTAAACCCCCGAAAACATACAAGTATGGTCGCGGAGTACAAGAATGCCAGAGATGCGGCTCCAGGGACGCGGTCATCCAAGCCTACGGGATATACTTGTGCAGGCAGTGCTTCAGGGAGGTCGCGTCGACGATAGGGTTTAAGAAGTACAGTTAA
- a CDS encoding 30S ribosomal protein S8: protein MVVMDVLSNALSAIYNAEVRAKSEVVLWPASKLVLNVLRVLQREGYIGEFEYIDDGRWGKIKVQLLGRINKIGVVKPRHPVSYRELEEFPEWLKRYLPAYNIGILIVSTPQGVMSHKEAVEKKTGGVLLGYCY from the coding sequence ATGGTTGTCATGGATGTGCTTTCAAACGCTCTTTCGGCGATATACAACGCCGAGGTAAGGGCCAAGAGCGAGGTAGTGCTTTGGCCGGCTTCTAAGCTCGTTTTAAACGTTTTGAGAGTTTTGCAGAGAGAGGGATACATCGGCGAGTTCGAATATATCGATGATGGTAGATGGGGTAAGATCAAGGTACAGTTGCTTGGCAGGATCAACAAGATCGGGGTCGTGAAGCCCAGGCACCCGGTGTCCTACAGGGAGCTCGAGGAGTTCCCGGAGTGGCTTAAAAGGTATCTGCCGGCTTACAATATTGGAATACTAATAGTCAGTACACCCCAGGGCGTCATGTCCCATAAGGAAGCCGTTGAGAAGAAGACGGGCGGCGTGCTACTAGGGTATTGCTACTGA
- a CDS encoding 50S ribosomal protein L6 — protein MVKRLHVVETVEIPQGVSVTVEGSKVIVKGPKGETSRDFSHARDVLIRVEEGRAVVEAFLADRKKKALVGTVAAHIRNMITGVTKGYVYKLKIISSHFPMTVVVDEKNGVVRIKNFIGEKADRIAKIHGRVKVKVSGSDVIVEGVDIEEVGLTAASIERATRIPDRDRRVFSDGIFIYEKGEAS, from the coding sequence ATGGTTAAAAGACTCCACGTGGTCGAAACCGTTGAAATCCCCCAAGGGGTTTCAGTCACCGTTGAAGGCTCAAAGGTGATAGTTAAGGGTCCCAAAGGGGAGACTTCAAGGGACTTCTCCCATGCGCGGGACGTGTTAATCAGGGTTGAAGAAGGCAGAGCAGTTGTCGAAGCATTTCTAGCCGACAGGAAGAAGAAGGCTCTAGTGGGTACGGTGGCAGCCCACATTAGAAACATGATAACCGGTGTGACCAAAGGATACGTTTACAAGCTCAAAATCATATCATCCCACTTCCCCATGACCGTTGTAGTCGACGAGAAGAACGGGGTCGTGAGGATAAAGAACTTCATAGGTGAGAAGGCGGATAGGATTGCCAAGATACATGGAAGAGTTAAGGTGAAAGTGAGCGGTAGCGACGTCATAGTCGAGGGAGTCGATATTGAGGAGGTAGGTTTAACGGCTGCCAGCATTGAGAGGGCCACGAGGATACCCGACAGGGATAGGCGTGTTTTCTCGGATGGAATATTCATTTACGAGAAGGGTGAGGCTTCATGA
- a CDS encoding 50S ribosomal protein L32e, with translation MSTDFERLLKLRNEMNRDRPEFLRHLWWKKPKFKNDPKWRKPKGIDNKMKRQLKGFPPIVKIGYRGPALVRGLHPTGLKPAVVHNKSELEALDPATTIVYIAGSVGLRKRMEIYEAAASKGFRVANPPRIIQPQAKGGVVG, from the coding sequence ATGAGCACCGACTTCGAGAGATTATTGAAGCTGAGAAACGAGATGAACAGGGATAGGCCGGAGTTCCTGAGGCATTTGTGGTGGAAGAAGCCGAAGTTTAAGAACGACCCTAAGTGGAGGAAGCCAAAGGGAATAGACAACAAGATGAAGAGGCAGTTGAAGGGCTTCCCGCCGATAGTTAAGATAGGTTACAGGGGCCCAGCTCTCGTAAGAGGACTCCATCCCACCGGCCTTAAGCCCGCAGTAGTTCACAATAAGAGCGAGCTTGAAGCCTTGGATCCTGCTACGACGATAGTCTACATAGCTGGTAGCGTTGGGTTGAGGAAGCGAATGGAGATTTATGAAGCAGCTGCTTCAAAAGGCTTCAGGGTTGCAAACCCGCCGAGAATCATTCAGCCGCAGGCTAAGGGAGGTGTTGTCGGATGA
- a CDS encoding 50S ribosomal protein L19e, with protein MSDLSLQKRLAAEVLGVGVSRIRIDPARADDVSAAITREDIKKLIKEGAIWVEPVHGIAGVSSKVRRVQRSKGRRRGHGKRKGVKTARLEEKEAWMARIRRMRRFLRYLRDKNMIDKRTYRRLYRLAKGGAFKSLASLKLYLRENKILKEVK; from the coding sequence ATGAGCGACTTATCACTCCAGAAGAGGCTTGCAGCGGAGGTCTTGGGAGTCGGCGTCTCCAGAATTAGGATTGATCCAGCGAGAGCTGATGATGTCAGCGCCGCCATAACCAGGGAGGACATAAAGAAGCTGATCAAGGAAGGAGCGATATGGGTTGAGCCAGTCCACGGCATCGCCGGGGTAAGCTCAAAGGTGAGAAGAGTTCAGAGGAGCAAGGGCAGGAGGAGGGGTCATGGCAAGCGTAAGGGAGTTAAGACGGCGAGGCTTGAGGAGAAGGAGGCTTGGATGGCCAGGATAAGGAGGATGAGAAGGTTCCTCAGGTATTTGAGGGATAAGAACATGATAGACAAGAGGACTTATAGAAGGCTTTACCGACTGGCCAAGGGAGGTGCTTTCAAGAGCTTAGCATCCCTCAAGCTCTACTTGAGGGAGAACAAGATATTGAAGGAGGTTAAGTAG
- a CDS encoding 50S ribosomal protein L18, whose translation MARGARYKVPRRRRREGKTNYYKRYVMILSKRPRFVVRKTLNYIWVQIVEAKPEGDVVIAAAHSRELVKKYGWKAGTCNTPAAYLTGLLAACRALKKGVELASPDIGLHSSRKGAIIYAAIKAANDAGLKVPVSEEVLPSEERIRGEHISEYAKMLSEKGLLEKRFSKYLANGLNPVDLPAHFDEVKGRILKECG comes from the coding sequence ATGGCAAGGGGAGCTAGGTACAAGGTTCCGAGGAGAAGGAGGAGAGAGGGTAAGACAAACTACTACAAGCGCTACGTTATGATACTGTCTAAACGCCCGAGGTTCGTGGTGAGGAAAACGCTGAACTACATCTGGGTACAGATCGTAGAAGCCAAGCCAGAGGGCGATGTGGTCATAGCGGCGGCGCACTCCCGGGAGCTTGTCAAGAAGTACGGTTGGAAGGCGGGAACCTGTAATACTCCGGCCGCTTATCTAACCGGGCTGCTGGCAGCCTGCCGGGCTTTGAAGAAGGGCGTTGAGCTAGCATCCCCCGACATCGGCTTGCATTCGTCGAGGAAGGGGGCAATCATATATGCGGCCATCAAGGCAGCCAACGATGCCGGCTTGAAAGTGCCGGTGAGCGAGGAGGTACTGCCATCGGAGGAGAGGATAAGGGGAGAGCACATTTCAGAGTACGCTAAGATGTTGAGCGAGAAGGGTTTATTAGAGAAGAGGTTTTCAAAATACCTTGCTAACGGTTTAAATCCCGTCGACCTACCCGCTCACTTCGACGAAGTGAAGGGGAGAATCTTGAAGGAGTGCGGGTGA
- a CDS encoding 30S ribosomal protein S5 has product MAMSAVDRASLERWVPRTRVGKMVVEGKITSLKEIFDRNLPLLEPEIVDYLLPDLKYERIDAGIVQKMTDAGRRTKFRVVVVVGDGKGFVGVGSGKAKQYTDALAKAIRNAKLNITPIRRGCGSWECRCGEPHSVPFTVTGKSGSVEIIIKPAPKGTGLVAGDIGKVVLRMAGIRDAWTESFGETRTSLNFAKATLNALKNTYRFVTPVDWLKS; this is encoded by the coding sequence ATGGCTATGAGCGCGGTTGACAGGGCTTCACTGGAGAGATGGGTTCCCAGGACCAGAGTAGGCAAAATGGTTGTTGAAGGCAAGATTACTAGTTTAAAGGAAATATTCGACAGAAACCTGCCTTTGCTCGAGCCTGAGATCGTCGACTACCTGCTCCCGGACCTCAAGTACGAGAGAATAGACGCTGGAATAGTGCAGAAAATGACTGACGCGGGCAGGAGGACCAAGTTCAGAGTCGTAGTAGTCGTGGGCGATGGGAAGGGGTTTGTCGGAGTCGGCTCCGGAAAGGCCAAGCAGTACACTGATGCTCTGGCGAAGGCCATTAGGAACGCTAAGCTCAACATAACCCCCATAAGGAGGGGCTGTGGAAGCTGGGAGTGCAGGTGCGGGGAACCCCACAGCGTCCCCTTCACCGTGACGGGTAAGAGCGGGAGCGTTGAGATAATCATCAAGCCCGCGCCCAAGGGTACTGGGCTCGTGGCGGGCGACATCGGTAAGGTTGTACTGAGGATGGCCGGCATCAGGGATGCTTGGACTGAGTCGTTCGGTGAAACCAGGACATCGCTCAACTTCGCGAAGGCAACCCTAAACGCTTTAAAGAATACTTACAGGTTCGTCACACCAGTAGACTGGTTGAAGAGTTGA
- a CDS encoding 50S ribosomal protein L30: MAGELYAVLRLRGLADTPPDVEHTLKLLRLHKKYHLVLYPSDLPGLKKMLDVVKDWATWGEISRETLVELLRKRGRTVGGRKLTDEYVNEKLKDLGVTGGIEGLANALLEGRVRLHEIDHLIKPVFRMHPPRGGFKKSIKKSVGSGGELGYRGRAINELIMKMI, from the coding sequence ATGGCCGGCGAGCTTTACGCTGTACTAAGGCTCAGGGGCCTCGCGGACACCCCTCCAGATGTGGAGCACACGTTGAAGCTTCTCAGGCTCCACAAGAAGTATCATTTAGTCCTGTACCCGTCAGACCTACCGGGCTTGAAGAAGATGCTGGACGTGGTCAAGGACTGGGCGACGTGGGGGGAGATATCCAGGGAGACTCTCGTCGAGCTGTTGAGGAAAAGGGGGAGAACCGTGGGAGGGAGGAAGCTGACAGACGAGTACGTTAACGAGAAGCTGAAGGATCTCGGAGTGACAGGCGGGATTGAGGGACTTGCAAACGCATTGCTCGAGGGAAGGGTCAGGCTACACGAGATCGACCACTTGATAAAACCCGTTTTCAGAATGCATCCTCCGAGAGGAGGGTTTAAGAAGAGCATTAAGAAATCAGTAGGGAGTGGCGGAGAGCTCGGCTACAGAGGGAGGGCAATTAACGAGTTAATTATGAAAATGATCTAG
- a CDS encoding uL15 family ribosomal protein, whose protein sequence is MVVRRSKKSRKLRGRTRTMGWGRVGQHRKSGSRGGFGAVGMHKHKFLWIVKNAPRWYGKHGFTSPWSVKEEVRAVNVGELDEMARGLVEAGKAVVENGLVVLNTVEMGYSKVLGRGRVTGKLKVIAEYVSEEARRKIEEAGGKVEVLE, encoded by the coding sequence ATGGTTGTCAGGAGGAGCAAGAAGTCGAGGAAACTGCGCGGTCGCACGAGGACAATGGGCTGGGGGAGAGTTGGACAGCACAGGAAGAGCGGCTCCAGGGGAGGATTTGGAGCCGTTGGAATGCACAAGCACAAGTTCTTGTGGATCGTTAAGAACGCTCCGAGATGGTATGGTAAGCACGGGTTTACATCTCCCTGGAGTGTTAAAGAAGAGGTCAGGGCGGTCAATGTCGGAGAGCTCGACGAGATGGCTAGGGGGCTCGTAGAGGCTGGGAAAGCGGTCGTTGAAAACGGGCTCGTGGTTTTAAACACCGTTGAAATGGGATACAGCAAAGTCCTTGGAAGAGGAAGAGTTACTGGCAAGCTCAAGGTCATCGCCGAATACGTTTCCGAGGAAGCCAGGAGGAAGATAGAGGAGGCCGGCGGCAAGGTCGAAGTCTTAGAGTAG